A single region of the Nocardioides aquaticus genome encodes:
- the idi gene encoding isopentenyl-diphosphate Delta-isomerase, giving the protein MSALETHGAVEQVVLLDEDGRAVGRADKATVHHRDTPLHLAFSCYVFDRRGRFLLTQRAASKRTWPAVWTNSACGHPAPDEPFLDGVRRRVGQELGLDLAELRLVLPTFRYRAVMADGTVENEMCPVTVAVTDDEPRADPDEVDAAVWVDWAEFRADVLAGRREVSPWCVQQVEALPADPLAAADRDPSMLPPAARPPG; this is encoded by the coding sequence ATGAGTGCCCTCGAGACGCACGGGGCCGTCGAGCAGGTGGTCCTGCTCGACGAGGACGGGCGCGCCGTCGGGCGCGCCGACAAGGCGACCGTGCACCACCGCGACACCCCGCTCCACCTGGCGTTCTCCTGCTACGTCTTCGACCGGCGGGGCCGGTTCCTGCTGACGCAGCGTGCCGCGTCGAAGCGGACCTGGCCGGCGGTGTGGACCAACTCCGCCTGCGGCCACCCCGCACCCGACGAGCCGTTCCTGGACGGCGTGCGCCGCCGGGTCGGTCAGGAGCTCGGGCTGGACCTCGCGGAGCTGCGCCTGGTCCTGCCGACGTTCCGCTACCGCGCGGTGATGGCCGACGGCACGGTCGAGAACGAGATGTGCCCGGTCACCGTGGCCGTCACCGACGACGAGCCGCGCGCCGACCCCGACGAGGTGGACGCCGCGGTGTGGGTCGACTGGGCGGAGTTCCGCGCCGACGTGCTGGCCGGGCGGCGCGAGGTCAGCCCCTGGTGCGTCCAGCAGGTCGAGGCGCTGCCGGCCGACCCGCTGGCCGCCGCGGACCGGGACCCCTCGATGCTGCCCCCGGCGGCCCGCCCGCCGGGCTGA